The following coding sequences lie in one Sinorhizobium fredii USDA 257 genomic window:
- the recJ gene encoding single-stranded-DNA-specific exonuclease RecJ, with product MDLLADPIERAFLGVERSISGQRWVSRLDQAGQNRALAISQVHGHSELIARVLAGRGVGLDDAAQFLDPTLRALMPDPDVLTDCRKAAERLADAVRRGEKVAIFGDYDVDGAASSALMLRFLRHFDVQPEIYIPDRIFEGYGPNPQAIEQLIGNGAGLIVTVDCGSTSHESLAVAAERGIDVVVIDHHQVGATLPPCHALVNPNREDDLSGQGHLCAAGVVYLVLVNTLRVLRLGGNARAASFDLLALLDLVALATVCDVVPLKGLNRAYVVKGLIAARHMGNNGLAALLRKAAIGGPVTLYHLGFLIGPRINAGGRIGDAALGSRLLTLDDATAAEVIASQLDELNRERQAMEAAMLAEAEAEVLAEYGTGEGASVIVTARENWHPGIVGLIAARIKEKFRRPTFAIAFDPSGRGTGSGRSITGFDMGRLVRAAVDDGLLVKGGGHAMAAGLTVERTKLGRLRQFFEERAEGAVRNLVAVETLKLDGALAAAGATLDLVDLLDQAGPYGSAHPQPVFAFPQHRLRDSRQVGANHVKVTLEGHDGSRIDGIAFRATETPLGDFLLGNRGSTIHVAGSVSADLWQGSRRVQLRVTDAARAN from the coding sequence ATGGACCTATTGGCGGATCCGATAGAGCGGGCATTTCTCGGCGTCGAACGCTCGATCAGCGGTCAGCGCTGGGTCTCGCGCCTCGATCAGGCCGGGCAGAATCGCGCTTTGGCGATCAGCCAGGTGCACGGCCATTCGGAGCTCATCGCCCGGGTGCTGGCAGGCCGTGGCGTCGGTCTCGACGACGCGGCACAATTCCTCGATCCGACGCTGCGCGCGCTGATGCCCGATCCGGACGTGCTGACCGATTGCCGCAAGGCTGCGGAGCGGCTCGCCGATGCCGTTCGCCGCGGCGAGAAAGTCGCGATATTCGGTGACTACGACGTCGATGGCGCGGCGTCTTCGGCGCTGATGCTGCGGTTCCTCCGCCATTTCGACGTTCAACCCGAGATCTATATTCCCGATCGCATCTTCGAGGGCTACGGGCCGAACCCGCAGGCGATCGAACAGCTGATCGGCAACGGTGCCGGTCTGATCGTCACCGTCGACTGCGGTTCGACAAGCCATGAGTCGCTCGCGGTCGCTGCCGAGCGCGGCATCGACGTGGTCGTCATCGATCACCACCAGGTCGGCGCGACGCTCCCGCCATGCCACGCGCTCGTCAATCCGAATCGCGAGGACGATTTGTCCGGACAGGGGCACCTCTGTGCGGCGGGCGTCGTCTATTTGGTGCTCGTCAACACCTTGCGGGTGCTGCGGCTTGGTGGCAATGCGCGTGCCGCCTCGTTCGATCTGCTGGCACTGCTCGATCTCGTGGCGCTGGCAACGGTCTGCGACGTGGTACCGCTCAAGGGGCTGAACCGTGCCTATGTCGTCAAGGGACTGATCGCGGCGCGGCACATGGGCAATAACGGGCTGGCAGCCCTGCTGCGCAAGGCCGCGATCGGTGGCCCGGTCACGCTGTATCACCTTGGGTTTCTGATCGGACCACGTATCAATGCGGGTGGCCGGATCGGCGATGCCGCGCTCGGCAGCCGGCTATTGACCCTCGACGATGCGACGGCGGCCGAGGTGATCGCCAGCCAGCTCGACGAGCTCAATCGCGAGCGCCAGGCGATGGAGGCGGCGATGCTCGCCGAGGCGGAGGCGGAAGTGCTGGCGGAATACGGCACGGGTGAGGGGGCTTCCGTGATCGTCACCGCCAGGGAGAACTGGCATCCGGGCATCGTCGGTCTCATCGCGGCACGCATCAAGGAGAAGTTCCGCCGGCCGACCTTTGCCATCGCCTTCGATCCGAGCGGCCGCGGGACCGGCTCCGGCCGCTCGATCACTGGTTTCGACATGGGCCGGCTCGTTCGCGCCGCGGTCGACGATGGCCTCCTCGTCAAAGGAGGCGGACATGCGATGGCGGCCGGCCTGACGGTCGAGCGGACCAAACTCGGGCGACTGCGCCAATTCTTCGAGGAACGCGCCGAGGGCGCAGTACGCAACCTGGTCGCCGTTGAGACCCTCAAGCTCGACGGCGCGCTGGCGGCGGCCGGAGCGACGCTCGACCTCGTCGACCTTCTCGACCAGGCCGGCCCCTACGGCTCGGCCCATCCTCAGCCGGTCTTCGCCTTTCCGCAGCATCGGCTGCGCGACAGCCGACAAGTCGGCGCCAATCACGTCAAGGTCACGCTCGAGGGCCATGACGGCAGCCGAATCGACGGCATTGCCTTCCGGGCGACGGAAACGCCGCTCGGCGATTTTCTGCTCGGCAACCGCGGCTCGACGATCCATGTCGCCGGTTCGGTTTCAGCGGACCTTTGGCAGGGATCGCGCCGGGTGCAACTGCGTGTGACGGATGCGGCAAGGGCCAATTGA
- a CDS encoding helix-turn-helix domain-containing protein, with protein sequence MSNDVAEIASMIRRLEETGLSRKAIAEGANVGASAITRIMLGDAKSPSFRVVNSIKRFYGETFPNADPPQQRFAPGCQPRAGR encoded by the coding sequence ATGTCCAATGATGTCGCCGAAATTGCCTCAATGATTCGCCGATTGGAAGAGACCGGATTGTCGCGCAAAGCGATTGCCGAGGGTGCGAATGTCGGCGCGAGCGCGATCACGCGGATCATGCTCGGTGATGCCAAGTCGCCGTCATTCCGGGTGGTCAACTCGATCAAGCGCTTCTATGGCGAAACCTTCCCGAATGCCGATCCGCCGCAGCAACGGTTCGCGCCGGGATGCCAGCCACGGGCGGGGCGGTAA
- a CDS encoding D-alanyl-D-alanine carboxypeptidase family protein, with translation MAEEDTRLILAISADIASLKRAMKDADITVKQTTNAVNDNFKRVGPAADRAAKQISASMQNATRNLSFQFQDVTTSLLSGASPFTVMAQQAAQAGTAIDDLRKSGGLLKGIGSSLASLISPASLGVSAAILAFGYLTQEAIEFFSSTEEGSEEAKKAIKAQADELTAIRDRWKDINPEVATYIDQLLEATNQTQKLADKQALLDKAWEPVRDLVDEVDQALLDLTLKLDNLGQLDAIRELQKAQRAWRAEIDAGRPGLDELKRLQDLITQAANLTGISVDDLTGKIDSRLTPALKRAANEAKGIEKAFIDMRPPPFAPPSMTPIPGQGGPVAGTIERQNEIFRREQMIKQGEEDAKAYRTGLRDYLARDKPLSHITELDPEFQSRLAQFLAAAGEQAGRITITSGARSIERQAQLWQQALQKYGSPEAARKWVAPPGRSQHNVGRAADLQFESDAVREWAHANAEAYGLVFRLENEAWHVELRREGQRERKKKSLQDVVLSEKQAVELQQEINRINADATLSDEQRAIAIDKLTMSTKLLHQAEAEGIAITPQVRAEIERTATAYATTEAAQRRLTAARKEDTARTEEQARQQRELAEAVASTAKTAFSGFVNDLRNGVSAGEAFRNMLDRVIDGMINMAIEAMFAKNALGGLFGGGFGGGQAAIAFGGGAGLYHGGGDVRATAPMRRVSPAVFMGAPRLHNGLMPDEFPAILQRGELVIPKAARRSSAGMVDNSRTYLGDVKVDVQTGMVVASSEDGRQIGERINSAVRSVLVAESRPGGLLRKMPS, from the coding sequence ATGGCCGAAGAAGACACCAGACTGATCCTTGCGATTAGCGCCGATATCGCCAGCCTGAAACGGGCGATGAAGGACGCCGACATCACGGTCAAGCAAACCACCAATGCCGTAAACGACAATTTCAAGCGGGTCGGGCCGGCGGCGGATCGGGCGGCGAAGCAGATATCCGCCTCGATGCAGAACGCGACGCGCAATCTCTCTTTTCAGTTTCAGGATGTCACCACGTCGCTGCTGTCCGGCGCTTCGCCCTTTACCGTCATGGCGCAGCAGGCGGCGCAGGCGGGCACCGCCATCGATGATCTGCGCAAGTCGGGCGGGCTCTTGAAGGGCATCGGCTCGTCGCTCGCCAGCCTCATCTCACCGGCATCGCTCGGCGTCTCGGCGGCGATCCTCGCCTTCGGCTACCTGACACAAGAGGCAATCGAATTCTTCTCGTCGACCGAGGAAGGCAGCGAGGAAGCGAAAAAGGCGATCAAGGCGCAGGCCGACGAACTGACGGCGATCCGCGACCGCTGGAAGGACATCAATCCGGAGGTGGCGACCTACATCGACCAGTTGCTCGAAGCGACGAACCAGACGCAGAAGCTCGCCGACAAGCAGGCGCTCCTCGACAAGGCGTGGGAACCGGTGCGCGACCTCGTCGACGAGGTCGACCAGGCGCTCCTCGACTTGACGTTGAAGCTGGACAATCTCGGGCAACTGGACGCCATCCGCGAACTGCAGAAGGCGCAAAGGGCATGGCGCGCCGAGATCGATGCCGGTCGACCAGGTCTCGACGAGTTGAAGCGGCTGCAAGACCTCATCACTCAGGCGGCGAATCTCACCGGCATCTCGGTCGACGACCTCACCGGCAAGATCGACAGCCGGTTGACGCCAGCCCTGAAAAGGGCAGCGAACGAGGCCAAGGGCATTGAGAAGGCGTTCATCGACATGCGGCCGCCGCCCTTCGCGCCGCCGTCGATGACTCCCATTCCCGGACAGGGCGGGCCGGTCGCGGGCACCATCGAACGGCAGAACGAAATCTTCCGTCGCGAGCAGATGATCAAGCAGGGGGAGGAGGACGCGAAGGCATATAGGACCGGTCTCCGCGACTATCTCGCGCGGGACAAACCGCTGTCGCACATCACCGAACTCGATCCGGAATTCCAGAGCCGGTTGGCGCAATTCCTCGCGGCGGCGGGCGAGCAGGCGGGCAGGATCACAATTACCAGCGGCGCGCGTTCGATCGAGCGACAGGCGCAACTGTGGCAGCAGGCTTTGCAGAAATACGGCTCACCGGAAGCGGCGCGCAAATGGGTCGCACCGCCCGGCCGCTCGCAGCACAACGTCGGACGCGCCGCCGATTTGCAGTTCGAGTCGGATGCGGTCCGGGAATGGGCGCACGCCAATGCCGAGGCTTACGGGCTTGTCTTCCGGCTTGAGAACGAGGCGTGGCACGTCGAACTCAGGCGCGAGGGGCAGCGCGAGCGTAAGAAGAAATCGCTTCAGGACGTCGTGCTGTCGGAGAAGCAGGCTGTCGAATTGCAGCAGGAGATAAACCGCATCAATGCTGATGCGACGCTGTCGGACGAGCAACGCGCCATTGCCATCGACAAGCTGACGATGTCGACGAAACTCCTGCATCAGGCCGAGGCCGAAGGGATTGCCATCACGCCGCAGGTCCGCGCCGAGATCGAGCGCACGGCGACGGCCTACGCGACCACCGAGGCGGCACAGCGGCGGCTCACTGCCGCCCGCAAGGAAGATACCGCCCGGACCGAGGAGCAGGCGCGGCAGCAGCGGGAACTGGCCGAGGCGGTCGCTTCCACCGCGAAGACGGCATTTTCCGGCTTCGTCAACGATCTGAGGAACGGCGTGTCGGCGGGCGAAGCCTTCCGCAACATGCTCGACCGCGTCATCGACGGCATGATCAACATGGCGATTGAGGCGATGTTCGCCAAAAACGCGCTCGGCGGTCTCTTCGGCGGCGGGTTTGGCGGCGGGCAAGCTGCAATTGCATTCGGCGGCGGTGCCGGTCTCTATCATGGCGGCGGCGACGTCCGGGCAACCGCGCCGATGCGCAGGGTCTCACCAGCCGTCTTCATGGGCGCGCCGAGGCTGCACAATGGTCTCATGCCGGACGAGTTTCCGGCGATCCTGCAAAGGGGTGAACTCGTCATTCCGAAGGCGGCAAGGCGCAGCAGCGCGGGAATGGTCGACAATTCGAGGACCTATCTCGGCGACGTCAAGGTCGACGTTCAAACCGGCATGGTGGTCGCCTCGTCCGAGGATGGCAGGCAGATCGGCGAGCGGATCAATTCGGCGGTTCGATCCGTCCTCGTCGCCGAGTCGCGCCCGGGCGGACTGCTGCGAAAAATGCCGTCGTGA
- a CDS encoding helix-turn-helix domain-containing transcriptional regulator: MTLETIRFDIQDFLKTPEDQAGILEAALEDGDPDLIATIIADIREAQRRNGSDPDAPKATDE; the protein is encoded by the coding sequence ATGACACTGGAAACAATCCGCTTCGACATCCAAGACTTCCTCAAGACCCCGGAAGATCAGGCTGGCATTCTCGAAGCCGCGCTCGAAGACGGCGATCCTGATCTGATCGCAACGATCATCGCCGATATTCGCGAAGCCCAGCGCAGGAATGGCAGCGATCCCGACGCGCCGAAGGCAACCGACGAATAA
- a CDS encoding AAA family ATPase produces MDYRSLDRELGKHHKKDLSCPDCGDRMTIRRVKDSQGKIAVECFTCAIEETYKKSDPPSDSNDDKPLEPLATFSVADFAGKPLPEREFLDGRHLFPARNVTLLQGDGGTGKSLLAMQLAMAVAVGGTWLGIAVKRGAVLYLSAEEDEAENHIRAAEIAAAEPLDLVDMKHLRISCLAGEDAALATEDKKGRVATTTLYQRLELSLENIKPLLIVLDNLADVFGGNEISRAQARQFIGMLRRLAIRFNCYILLLGHPSLTGINSGTGTSGSTAWSNSVRARLYLHKQIGQDGSEADQSVRVLETMKANYGPRGEPINLKWDCGRYICTDKRPRAGSDIGKADKARRIFLALLRLHNDLGINVSANPTANNYAPKRFYVHPKNDNVSSKMLETAMFELLEKGQIASVPYGPPSAGTRRLWVA; encoded by the coding sequence ATGGACTATCGATCTCTGGATCGCGAACTCGGCAAGCACCACAAAAAGGATTTGTCCTGCCCGGATTGTGGTGACCGGATGACGATCCGGCGGGTCAAGGACAGCCAAGGGAAGATCGCCGTCGAATGCTTCACATGCGCGATTGAGGAGACCTATAAGAAGAGCGATCCGCCATCGGACAGCAACGACGACAAGCCGCTCGAACCCCTCGCCACATTTTCGGTTGCCGACTTCGCCGGAAAGCCCCTTCCAGAGCGTGAATTCCTCGATGGCCGCCACCTGTTCCCGGCCCGTAATGTCACACTCCTGCAGGGCGATGGCGGCACCGGCAAGTCGCTGCTCGCGATGCAACTCGCCATGGCGGTGGCGGTCGGTGGTACGTGGCTCGGCATCGCCGTCAAACGTGGCGCGGTTCTCTATCTCTCGGCCGAGGAGGACGAAGCGGAAAATCACATCCGCGCCGCCGAGATCGCCGCCGCCGAACCGCTCGACCTCGTCGACATGAAGCATCTGCGGATCAGTTGCCTTGCTGGCGAAGATGCGGCGCTGGCGACCGAAGACAAAAAGGGGCGGGTTGCAACCACGACGCTTTACCAGCGCTTGGAACTTTCGCTCGAAAATATCAAGCCGCTGCTGATCGTCCTCGACAATCTCGCCGATGTCTTCGGCGGCAACGAGATTTCTCGCGCGCAGGCCAGACAGTTCATCGGCATGCTCAGGCGTCTCGCCATTCGTTTCAATTGTTACATCCTCTTGCTCGGGCATCCTTCGTTGACCGGCATTAATTCCGGTACCGGGACGTCCGGCTCGACGGCATGGTCCAACTCGGTTCGCGCTCGGCTCTACCTGCATAAGCAGATCGGCCAGGACGGAAGCGAAGCCGACCAGAGCGTGCGCGTGCTCGAAACCATGAAAGCCAACTATGGCCCGCGCGGCGAGCCTATCAATCTGAAATGGGATTGCGGGCGCTACATCTGCACCGACAAGCGACCGCGCGCCGGATCGGACATCGGCAAGGCGGACAAGGCGCGTCGCATCTTCCTCGCACTGCTTCGGCTGCACAATGATCTCGGCATCAACGTCTCGGCCAACCCGACCGCCAATAACTACGCGCCGAAGCGGTTCTACGTCCATCCGAAGAACGACAACGTATCGAGCAAGATGCTTGAGACGGCGATGTTCGAACTGCTCGAAAAGGGGCAGATCGCCAGCGTCCCTTATGGCCCGCCATCAGCCGGAACGAGGCGACTATGGGTTGCATAA
- a CDS encoding helix-turn-helix domain-containing protein encodes MNDTPIRKLMTDDDLADRWGCERETVLRRRKLWGLKGVKFGRQWRFRPEDVEECERRRVTAE; translated from the coding sequence ATGAACGACACCCCTATCCGCAAGCTGATGACAGACGACGACCTTGCCGACCGCTGGGGTTGTGAGCGCGAGACGGTCCTGCGCCGTCGAAAGTTGTGGGGACTGAAAGGCGTCAAATTCGGTCGCCAGTGGCGTTTCCGGCCCGAAGACGTCGAGGAGTGCGAGCGCCGTCGTGTGACGGCAGAGTGA
- a CDS encoding helix-turn-helix transcriptional regulator, whose amino-acid sequence MPKTDPHGWPPRGLSREESARYVGVSPAKFDTLVADKRMPKPKRIDGRTVWDRYQLDACFDDLPTEKSGIEAQLEASGPRIR is encoded by the coding sequence ATGCCGAAGACTGATCCGCATGGCTGGCCGCCCAGGGGACTGTCGCGAGAGGAGAGCGCCCGCTATGTCGGCGTTTCGCCCGCCAAGTTCGACACGCTCGTCGCCGACAAGCGGATGCCGAAGCCGAAGCGGATCGACGGCCGGACCGTCTGGGACCGCTATCAACTCGACGCCTGTTTCGACGACTTGCCGACTGAGAAGTCCGGCATCGAGGCGCAACTCGAAGCCAGTGGACCACGGATAAGATGA
- a CDS encoding XRE family transcriptional regulator — protein MNEAARRLGIPVRTLDGIAQGRPFRYERMMRLAIERLEARDGDAS, from the coding sequence GTGAACGAAGCCGCCCGCCGCCTGGGCATTCCGGTGAGGACGCTGGACGGCATCGCGCAAGGCCGACCGTTCAGATACGAACGCATGATGCGGCTGGCAATCGAACGACTGGAGGCCCGCGATGGCGACGCATCCTGA
- a CDS encoding tyrosine-type recombinase/integrase, producing MATHPDYPGASSRMHRGREVWRYRGKGRSAKEFGLPGQPGDECFEVAYQRATTETKTEVVEMPRGIVPKSFAHAQRLMLKQAWFTSLVESTRNEALRDQDEFMKAHVDDEHELRWKDVLVENARVRDLRRFLNNVDAKSKTKAKHLLTGVRKLVRVALDEEWVEIDPTHVLKYEAPQTDGFLWWPPEVREKFKAHFPLGTRARTAFVLAYGLGNRRSDVATVRWDQIVKREIKMADGSLVTVEGFHFRQMKNRSVNGGREVFLVITDDVREALDALDGPREGTILKNAYGRPYTIAGLGNRMQKWVKQAGIPEGYTLHGLRKALATDLAENGATESQMQHSLGHATPQEVRVYTRKMNEAAAATKALLDLEAARKKARQPKLVVVK from the coding sequence ATGGCGACGCATCCTGACTATCCCGGCGCTTCGAGCCGCATGCATCGCGGACGCGAGGTCTGGCGCTATCGCGGCAAGGGTCGCAGCGCAAAGGAATTTGGTCTGCCCGGTCAACCGGGCGACGAATGCTTCGAGGTCGCCTATCAGCGCGCCACGACCGAGACGAAGACCGAAGTCGTCGAAATGCCGCGTGGCATCGTGCCGAAGTCCTTCGCGCATGCGCAGCGCCTCATGCTCAAACAGGCATGGTTCACCTCGCTCGTCGAGTCGACCCGCAACGAGGCGCTTCGCGATCAGGACGAGTTCATGAAGGCGCATGTCGACGACGAGCACGAATTGCGCTGGAAAGACGTCCTCGTCGAGAACGCGCGGGTGAGGGACCTTCGCCGCTTCCTCAACAATGTCGATGCGAAATCGAAGACGAAGGCGAAGCATTTGCTGACCGGCGTCCGCAAACTAGTGCGTGTGGCACTCGACGAAGAATGGGTTGAGATCGATCCGACCCATGTGCTGAAATACGAAGCGCCGCAGACGGACGGCTTCCTTTGGTGGCCCCCCGAAGTGCGCGAGAAGTTCAAGGCGCATTTCCCGCTCGGCACGCGGGCAAGAACGGCTTTCGTGCTCGCCTACGGTCTCGGCAATCGCCGCTCGGACGTCGCAACCGTGAGATGGGATCAGATCGTCAAACGCGAGATCAAGATGGCCGACGGATCGTTGGTCACCGTCGAAGGCTTCCACTTCCGTCAGATGAAGAACCGCAGCGTCAACGGCGGCAGGGAAGTGTTTCTGGTCATCACTGACGACGTCAGGGAAGCGCTAGACGCGCTCGATGGTCCGAGGGAAGGCACGATCCTAAAGAACGCCTATGGCCGCCCGTACACCATCGCGGGCCTAGGCAACCGGATGCAGAAATGGGTGAAGCAAGCGGGCATCCCCGAGGGATATACGTTGCACGGATTGAGGAAGGCGCTCGCCACCGACCTTGCCGAGAACGGTGCGACCGAGTCGCAGATGCAGCATAGCCTCGGCCACGCAACACCGCAGGAAGTGCGAGTCTATACCCGCAAGATGAACGAGGCGGCGGCGGCGACAAAGGCGCTGCTCGACCTAGAAGCGGCGAGGAAGAAAGCCCGCCAGCCGAAACTCGTCGTCGTTAAATGA
- a CDS encoding D-Ala-D-Ala carboxypeptidase family metallohydrolase produces the protein MQHLDSRRALQTIGRVAALSVSLLALAGCVSAVADREGANPVESQQAVAPSSAATPQSEGELSNQTAGAGTTAQLQVEDPAAQADTAALPQGLTTQSTGLNATSSSIYGQSPVTGSVPASAAQPSGTPAGAQPGVNATSNSLFGGAQPAAPPVLPAQEGASNAAPTVAQPGTESTASTADLPPAVPLPTSAQAARAGETSAPLQTVDVASTGQVAPPAADPVQPASPADNEKEPQRTSKSWTFASLFAAKRKPKLRSSDASNTEAAEKRTITTANAAEPQVASLAYTALPGVKLNPLFNMDHADHAGEEDDAPVEVANLSGLARLAPSGLILQTESVETGCFKPTLLAMLKSVERHYGQKVMVTSGLRPIKVNRKRQSLHTRCEAADIQVKGVSKWDLAEYLRSLPGRGGVGTYCHTESVHIDIGRQRDWNWRCRRRNG, from the coding sequence TTGCAACACCTGGATTCGAGACGCGCGCTCCAGACGATCGGGCGCGTCGCGGCGCTCTCCGTATCACTTCTCGCCCTGGCCGGCTGCGTCTCGGCGGTCGCCGACAGGGAGGGCGCCAATCCGGTCGAATCGCAGCAAGCCGTCGCTCCATCGAGTGCCGCGACGCCGCAATCCGAGGGCGAGCTTTCCAATCAGACCGCCGGCGCCGGTACGACCGCTCAACTGCAAGTGGAGGATCCGGCTGCCCAGGCGGATACGGCCGCTTTGCCACAGGGCCTGACGACGCAAAGCACCGGCCTCAACGCCACGTCGTCGAGCATTTACGGGCAGTCGCCCGTTACTGGGAGCGTGCCTGCGAGCGCCGCCCAACCATCCGGAACACCAGCCGGCGCTCAGCCGGGCGTGAATGCGACGAGCAACAGCCTCTTCGGCGGTGCACAGCCGGCTGCGCCGCCCGTCCTGCCGGCCCAGGAAGGAGCGAGCAATGCAGCTCCGACGGTGGCGCAGCCCGGCACAGAAAGCACCGCCAGCACGGCCGATCTTCCTCCCGCCGTCCCGCTGCCCACGAGCGCACAGGCGGCGCGTGCCGGCGAGACGTCCGCCCCATTGCAGACGGTCGACGTCGCATCGACCGGACAGGTGGCACCGCCTGCCGCGGATCCGGTTCAACCCGCCTCGCCCGCAGACAACGAGAAGGAGCCGCAGCGGACGAGCAAGAGCTGGACGTTCGCAAGTCTCTTTGCCGCCAAACGCAAGCCGAAGCTCCGCAGCAGCGACGCCAGCAACACTGAGGCCGCTGAGAAGCGGACCATCACGACCGCCAATGCGGCTGAACCGCAGGTCGCCTCGCTCGCCTACACCGCGCTTCCGGGCGTCAAGCTGAATCCGCTGTTCAACATGGATCATGCCGACCACGCAGGCGAAGAGGATGACGCGCCGGTGGAGGTCGCCAATCTGTCGGGCCTCGCCCGCTTGGCGCCAAGCGGCCTGATCCTGCAGACGGAGAGCGTGGAAACCGGCTGCTTCAAACCGACGCTTCTCGCAATGCTGAAGAGTGTCGAGCGGCATTACGGTCAGAAGGTGATGGTCACGTCAGGGCTTCGGCCGATCAAGGTCAACCGGAAACGCCAATCGCTCCACACGCGCTGCGAAGCGGCCGACATCCAGGTCAAGGGCGTCAGCAAGTGGGACCTGGCCGAATATCTCAGGAGCCTGCCGGGCCGTGGCGGTGTCGGCACCTATTGCCACACCGAATCCGTGCATATCGACATCGGCCGGCAGCGTGATTGGAATTGGCGCTGTCGCCGTCGCAACGGCTGA
- the gloA gene encoding lactoylglutathione lyase: MRYLHTMVRVKDLDQALHFYSTLFGLQEIRRYENEKGRFTLVFLAAPGDLDRAKAEVSPCLELTYNWDTEDYTGGRNFGHLAYEVDDIYAFCKRLMDNGVTINRPPRDGHMAFVRSPDGISIEILQKGEHLSAQEPWASMGNTGSW; encoded by the coding sequence ATGCGCTATCTGCACACGATGGTTCGTGTAAAGGACCTCGACCAAGCTCTCCATTTCTACTCAACGCTGTTCGGGCTCCAGGAAATTCGCCGATACGAGAACGAGAAAGGCCGCTTCACGCTCGTCTTCCTCGCCGCACCCGGCGACCTCGACCGCGCCAAGGCAGAGGTGTCGCCCTGTCTGGAACTCACTTACAACTGGGACACCGAGGACTATACCGGTGGACGGAATTTTGGTCACCTCGCCTATGAGGTCGATGACATCTACGCCTTTTGCAAGCGTCTGATGGATAACGGAGTGACGATCAACCGACCACCCCGCGACGGTCACATGGCCTTCGTTCGCTCGCCCGACGGGATATCGATCGAGATTTTGCAGAAGGGAGAGCACCTATCGGCACAGGAACCCTGGGCGTCGATGGGCAATACCGGCAGCTGGTAA
- a CDS encoding cold-shock protein, with the protein MADRTSSKGVIENDGLGNDALDLIEITGVIKWFDVAKGFGFIVPDNGMQDILLHVTCLRRDGYQTVLEGARVVALVQKRERGYQAFRILSMDQSTAVHPSQLPPVRTHVQVTPTSGLERVLVKWFNRTKGFGFLTRGEGTEDIFVHMETLRRFGLTELRPGQVVLCRFGDGEKGLMAAEIHPDGPTPTNRSH; encoded by the coding sequence ATGGCGGACAGAACATCTTCAAAAGGTGTCATCGAGAATGACGGCCTTGGCAATGACGCTCTCGATCTCATCGAGATCACCGGCGTCATCAAATGGTTCGACGTCGCCAAGGGGTTCGGTTTCATCGTTCCCGACAATGGCATGCAGGACATCTTGCTGCACGTCACCTGCCTGAGGCGCGACGGCTACCAGACCGTGCTCGAGGGCGCCCGAGTCGTGGCGCTCGTGCAAAAGCGCGAGCGCGGTTACCAGGCCTTTCGTATTCTCTCCATGGATCAGTCGACGGCGGTTCATCCCTCGCAGCTCCCGCCGGTACGCACCCATGTCCAGGTGACGCCGACGAGCGGCCTGGAGCGGGTCCTGGTCAAGTGGTTCAACCGCACCAAGGGTTTCGGCTTCCTGACGCGCGGCGAAGGCACCGAGGACATCTTCGTGCATATGGAGACCCTCCGCCGTTTCGGTCTGACGGAACTGCGCCCGGGCCAAGTTGTGCTGTGCCGCTTCGGTGACGGAGAGAAGGGTTTGATGGCTGCGGAAATTCATCCGGACGGCCCGACACCGACCAACCGGTCGCACTGA
- a CDS encoding DUF192 domain-containing protein: MHTLRDFLARSAISALFLLSVLVSSLAADVSFDRDKIRLFTSGGRAHDLTVELAIEPDQREQGLMHRRRMAPDHGMLFDFGETRRVMMWMRNTYLPLDMLFIAEDGTVRTIHENAVPLSDAIIDSKEPVAFVLELNAGTVKRLGIRPGDRIAGARIPVNER, encoded by the coding sequence ATGCACACGCTTCGCGACTTCCTTGCAAGAAGCGCCATTTCGGCGCTTTTTTTGTTGTCGGTGCTCGTCTCGTCGCTCGCCGCCGATGTCTCCTTCGATAGAGACAAGATCCGGCTTTTCACCAGTGGAGGGCGGGCCCACGACCTCACCGTCGAACTGGCGATCGAACCGGACCAGCGCGAACAGGGCCTGATGCACCGGCGGCGGATGGCGCCGGACCACGGCATGCTGTTCGATTTCGGCGAGACGCGGCGGGTGATGATGTGGATGAGGAACACATATCTGCCGCTCGACATGCTCTTTATCGCCGAAGACGGCACCGTCCGGACCATTCATGAGAACGCCGTCCCCCTGTCGGATGCGATCATCGATTCGAAAGAGCCGGTCGCCTTCGTGCTCGAGCTCAACGCCGGAACGGTGAAACGGCTCGGGATCAGGCCCGGCGACCGGATCGCCGGCGCACGCATTCCGGTCAACGAGCGCTGA